The following are from one region of the Penaeus chinensis breed Huanghai No. 1 chromosome 5, ASM1920278v2, whole genome shotgun sequence genome:
- the LOC125025813 gene encoding inversin-B-like isoform X3 yields MGSGLSAATSKLISLTEAGDVEGLRKELESLPNDSLQPLLDAKPLHGPARLGHEAVVRFLLEKGAKVNAANGDGERPLHCAVRGSHEAIVELFLTKDVIKVNGTDKEGRTPLHLAAEAGHNRIIQMLLANGANVNAKRNDGWSVLHEASFNGHWTTVEELRDRGAQVDGLDKNNDTPLHLAASQGHPLALITLLTLGASNWPRNKAGKTAAELATTIRPPFGQHDRLLSLCISITEATQKWLAAEKENIKLRKENENMQEKLEQRMEEIAGRDEVISTLQKEKDDLMEIVRIQEAKDKSLQEEHQQAVQEIIGECDRLKTEATNSQEKNLELEAILRKKEKEIRSLHTQYKTKVEELKNKDEELNELHEQIRSDQTEMLDQQVKHVVVETEYEDLQERVRSLEVRRSFLIQGHLKEEKRKNQKLKMDLKEREDHLTQTEEQHMHRVRSRRKVQRKKEEEAIKEKKGMEIDQAEKMELLQAKLDEREQELKELTSQLEDLKTKVSLEPEISSPCVPVTLKPYSPPSLPETKSKANKNSDMSGKSLQASGDDNSASRQDKSLQEAKIPEANDGIRYLQQAGSYEYPHQTGDHDIYSQTEFTDRYPQTAFTDKYPQTAFTATYTKTAFTDKYPQTAFTDKYPQTAFTDKYPQTAFTDKYPQTAFTDKYPQTAFTDKYPQTAFTDKYPQTAFTDKYPHTAFTDKYPHTAFTDKYPQTAFTDKYPQTAFADKYPQTAENNEKIHIAGSDKYPPTRDLNNYPRAEYNGNYLQTPGSNQYPRGAGRGRGRRKSGRRGRLNQAAGINESSQEVGRGRHPQTARRNRGRRAPGNGDKYHQATQNESSTVASGRVQCPANANSKASDQ; encoded by the exons ATGGGATCAGGCTTGTCAGCTGCGACCAGCAAACTT ATCTCTCTGACGGAAGCAGGTGATGTCGAGGGGCTGCGGAAGGAGCTCGAATCTCTCCCTAATGACTCATTGCAGCCTCTTTTAG ATGCGAAGCCTCTACACGGTCCCGCCCGGCTCGGTCACGAGGCGGTCGTCAGGTTTCTCCTGGAGAAAGGGGCCAAAGTCAATGCTGCAAACGGGGATG gTGAACGTCCCCTGCACTGTGCTGTTAGAGGCAGTCATGAAGCAATCGTCGAGTTGTTTTTAACGAAGGATGTCATCAAGGTTAATGGTACGGATAAAGAAG GTCGGACTCCATTACACCTGGCCGCTGAAGCAGGTCACAACAGGATAATACAGATGCTCCTCGCGAATGGTGCCAATGTTAACGCAAAAAGaaatgatg GATGGAGTGTACTCCACGAAGCCTCTTTCAATGGACACTGGACGACTGTGGAAGAACTCAGGGACCGGGGAGCTCAGGTGGACGGGCTCGACAAAAACAACGACACGCCCCTCCACCTCGCAGCTTCGCAAGGCCACCCCCTCGCTCTCATCACACTTCTGACGTTAGGCGCCTCGAATTGGCCGAGGAATAAGGCAGGAAAGACAGCCGCTGAGCTAGCAACGACGATACGCCCCCCCTTTGGCCAACATGACAGGCTATTATCCCTGTGTATCTCCATT aCAGAGGCAACACAGAAATGGCTTGCGGCggaaaaggaaaacatcaaactgcgaaaagaaaacgagaatatgcAG GAAAAACTTGAGCAGCGAATGGAAGAAATAGCTGGGAGAGACGAAGTTATAAGTACTctgcagaaggagaaggacgaccTGATGGAAATTGTTAGGATCCAGGAAGCGAAGGACAAATCGCTACAg GAGGAACATCAGCAAGCAGTCCAGGAGATCATTGGAGAATGTGACAGATTGAAAACCGAGGCGACTAATTCACAGGAGAAGAATCTAGAGCTCGAGGCAAtcctgagaaagaaagagaaggagatcaGATCATTGCAC aCGCAGTACAAAACCAAGGTAGAAGAATTGAAGAATAAAGACGAGGAACTTAATGAACTACAC GAACAGATAAGGAGTGACCAGACCGAAATGCTAGATCAGCAAGTGAAACATGTGGTTGTAGAAACAGAATACGAAGATCTACAGGAGCGTGTCAGGTCTTTGGAGGTAAGGAGGTCATTTCTGATTCAG GGTCAtctaaaggaagaaaagagaaagaaccaaAAACTGAAGATGGAtttaaaagagagggaagatcATCTCACGCAAACCGAG GAACAGCACATGCACAGGGTAAGAAGTCGTCGAAAAGTGCagcgaaagaaggaggaagaagcaattaaagagaaaaaaggaatggaaatagaTCAGGCAGAGAAGATGGAGTTACTGCAG GCCAAGTTAGATGAGCGAGAACAGGAACTTAAGGAACTAACTTCACAACTGGAAGACTTAAAGACGAAG GTCTCCTTAGAGCCGGAGATATCAAGCCCTTGCGTTCCCGTGACCTTGAAGCCGTATTCACCCCCCAGTCTTCCAGAGACGAAGAGCAAGGCTAACAAAAACTCAGACATGAGTGGTAAGTCTCTACAAGCCTCAGGCGACGATAACTCGGCAAGTAGGCAGGACAAATCTCTGCAAGAAGCGAAAATTCCAGAAGCAAATGACGGGATCAGGTATCTACAACAAGCAGGTAGCTACGAATATCCGCATCAAACAGGTGACCACGACATATATTCGCAAACAGAATTTACTGACAGGTATCCACAAACAGCATTTACTGACAAGTATCCACAAACAGCATTTACTGCCACGTATACAAAAACAGCATTTACTGACAAGTATCCACAAACAGCATTTACTGACAAGTATCCACAAACAGCATTTACTGACAAGTATCCACAAACAGCATTTACTGACAAGTATCCACAAACAGCATTTACTGACAAGTATCCACAAACAGCATTTACTGACAAGTATCCACAAACAGCATTTACTGACAAGTATCCACAAACAGCATTTACTGACAAGTATCCACACACAGCATTTACTGACAAGTATCCACACACAGCATTTACTGACAAGTATCCACAAACAGCATTTACTGACAAGTATCCACAAACAGCATTTGCGGACAAGTATCCACAAACAGcagaaaacaacgaaaaaatacatatagcaGGCAGTGACAAATATCCACCAACAAGAGACCTTAATAACTACCCACGAGCAGAATACAACGGCAATTATCTGCAAACGCCAGGCAGCAACCAATATCCAAGAGGagcaggcaggggaaggggacggagaaaATCAGGCAGGAGGGGCAGGCTTAATCAAGCAGCAGGCATAAATGAGTCTTCGCAAGAAGTAGGCAGAGGCAGACATCCACAAACAGCAAGAAGAAACAGGGGTCGGAGAGCACCAGGCAATGGTGACAAGTATCATCAAGCAACACAGAATGAGTCGTCAACCGTTGCCAGTGGACGTGTTCAGTGCCCTGCAAATGCGAATTCAAAGGCGAGTGACCAGTGA
- the LOC125025813 gene encoding inversin-B-like isoform X4, protein MGSGLSAATSKLISLTEAGDVEGLRKELESLPNDSLQPLLDAKPLHGPARLGHEAVVRFLLEKGAKVNAANGDGERPLHCAVRGSHEAIVELFLTKDVIKVNGTDKEGRTPLHLAAEAGHNRIIQMLLANGANVNAKRNDGWSVLHEASFNGHWTTVEELRDRGAQVDGLDKNNDTPLHLAASQGHPLALITLLTLGASNWPRNKAGKTAAELATTIRPPFGQHDRLLSLCISITEATQKWLAAEKENIKLRKENENMQEKLEQRTEEIAGRDEVISTLQKEKDDLMVIVRIQEAKDKSLQEEHQQAVQEIIGECDRLKTEATNSQEKNLELEAILRKKEKEIRSLHTQYKTKVEELKNKDEELNELHEQIRSDQTEMLDQQVKHVVVETEYEDLQERVRSLEVRRSFLIQGHLKEEKRKNQKLKMDLKEREDHLTQTEEQHMHRVRSRRKVQRKKEEEAIKEKKGMEIDQAEKMELLQAKLDEREQELKELTSQLEDLKTKVSLEPEISSPCVPVTLKPYSPPSLPETKSKANKNSDMSGKSLQASGDDNSASRQDKSLQEAKIPEANDGIRYLQQAGSYEYPHQTGDHDIYSQTEFTDRYPQTAFTDKYPQTAFTATYTKTAFTDKYPQTAFTDKYPQTAFTDKYPQTAFTDKYPQTAFTDKYPQTAFTDKYPQTAFTDKYPQTAFTDKYPHTAFTDKYPHTAFTDKYPQTAFTDKYPQTAFADKYPQTAENNEKIHIAGSDKYPPTRDLNNYPRAEYNGNYLQTPGSNQYPRGAGRGRGRRKSGRRGRLNQAAGINESSQEVGRGRHPQTARRNRGRRAPGNGDKYHQATQNESSTVASGRVQCPANANSKASDQ, encoded by the exons ATGGGATCAGGCTTGTCAGCTGCGACCAGCAAACTT ATCTCTCTGACGGAAGCAGGTGATGTCGAGGGGCTGCGGAAGGAGCTCGAATCTCTCCCTAATGACTCATTGCAGCCTCTTTTAG ATGCGAAGCCTCTACACGGTCCCGCCCGGCTCGGTCACGAGGCGGTCGTCAGGTTTCTCCTGGAGAAAGGGGCCAAAGTCAATGCTGCAAACGGGGATG gTGAACGTCCCCTGCACTGTGCTGTTAGAGGCAGTCATGAAGCAATCGTCGAGTTGTTTTTAACGAAGGATGTCATCAAGGTTAATGGTACGGATAAAGAAG GTCGGACTCCATTACACCTGGCCGCTGAAGCAGGTCACAACAGGATAATACAGATGCTCCTCGCGAATGGTGCCAATGTTAACGCAAAAAGaaatgatg GATGGAGTGTACTCCACGAAGCCTCTTTCAATGGACACTGGACGACTGTGGAAGAACTCAGGGACCGGGGAGCTCAGGTGGACGGGCTCGACAAAAACAACGACACGCCCCTCCACCTCGCAGCTTCGCAAGGCCACCCCCTCGCTCTCATCACACTTCTGACGTTAGGCGCCTCGAATTGGCCGAGGAATAAGGCAGGAAAGACAGCCGCTGAGCTAGCAACGACGATACGCCCCCCCTTTGGCCAACATGACAGGCTATTATCCCTGTGTATCTCCATT aCAGAGGCAACACAGAAATGGCTTGCGGCggaaaaggaaaacatcaaactgcgaaaagaaaacgagaatatgcAG GAAAAACTCGAGCAGCGAACGGAAGAAATAGCTGGGAGAGACGAAGTTATAAGTACTctgcagaaggagaaggacgaccTGATGGTAATTGTTAGGATCCAGGAAGCGAAGGACAAATCGCTACAg GAGGAACATCAGCAAGCAGTCCAGGAGATCATTGGAGAATGTGACAGATTGAAAACCGAGGCGACTAATTCACAGGAGAAGAATCTAGAGCTCGAGGCAAtcctgagaaagaaagagaaggagatcaGATCATTGCAC aCGCAGTACAAAACCAAGGTAGAAGAATTGAAGAATAAAGACGAGGAACTTAATGAACTACAC GAACAGATAAGGAGTGACCAGACCGAAATGCTAGATCAGCAAGTGAAACATGTGGTTGTAGAAACAGAATACGAAGATCTACAGGAGCGTGTCAGGTCTTTGGAGGTAAGGAGGTCATTTCTGATTCAG GGTCAtctaaaggaagaaaagagaaagaaccaaAAACTGAAGATGGAtttaaaagagagggaagatcATCTCACGCAAACCGAG GAACAGCACATGCACAGGGTAAGAAGTCGTCGAAAAGTGCagcgaaagaaggaggaagaagcaattaaagagaaaaaaggaatggaaatagaTCAGGCAGAGAAGATGGAGTTACTGCAG GCCAAGTTAGATGAGCGAGAACAGGAACTTAAGGAACTAACTTCACAACTGGAAGACTTAAAGACGAAG GTCTCCTTAGAGCCGGAGATATCAAGCCCTTGCGTTCCCGTGACCTTGAAGCCGTATTCACCCCCCAGTCTTCCAGAGACGAAGAGCAAGGCTAACAAAAACTCAGACATGAGTGGTAAGTCTCTACAAGCCTCAGGCGACGATAACTCGGCAAGTAGGCAGGACAAATCTCTGCAAGAAGCGAAAATTCCAGAAGCAAATGACGGGATCAGGTATCTACAACAAGCAGGTAGCTACGAATATCCGCATCAAACAGGTGACCACGACATATATTCGCAAACAGAATTTACTGACAGGTATCCACAAACAGCATTTACTGACAAGTATCCACAAACAGCATTTACTGCCACGTATACAAAAACAGCATTTACTGACAAGTATCCACAAACAGCATTTACTGACAAGTATCCACAAACAGCATTTACTGACAAGTATCCACAAACAGCATTTACTGACAAGTATCCACAAACAGCATTTACTGACAAGTATCCACAAACAGCATTTACTGACAAGTATCCACAAACAGCATTTACTGACAAGTATCCACAAACAGCATTTACTGACAAGTATCCACACACAGCATTTACTGACAAGTATCCACACACAGCATTTACTGACAAGTATCCACAAACAGCATTTACTGACAAGTATCCACAAACAGCATTTGCGGACAAGTATCCACAAACAGcagaaaacaacgaaaaaatacatatagcaGGCAGTGACAAATATCCACCAACAAGAGACCTTAATAACTACCCACGAGCAGAATACAACGGCAATTATCTGCAAACGCCAGGCAGCAACCAATATCCAAGAGGagcaggcaggggaaggggacggagaaaATCAGGCAGGAGGGGCAGGCTTAATCAAGCAGCAGGCATAAATGAGTCTTCGCAAGAAGTAGGCAGAGGCAGACATCCACAAACAGCAAGAAGAAACAGGGGTCGGAGAGCACCAGGCAATGGTGACAAGTATCATCAAGCAACACAGAATGAGTCGTCAACCGTTGCCAGTGGACGTGTTCAGTGCCCTGCAAATGCGAATTCAAAGGCGAGTGACCAGTGA
- the LOC125025813 gene encoding uveal autoantigen with coiled-coil domains and ankyrin repeats protein-like isoform X2, with protein sequence MGSGLSAATSKLISLTEAGDVEGLRKELESLPNDSLQPLLDAKPLHGPARLGHEAVVRFLLEKGAKVNAANGDGERPLHCAVRGSHEAIVELFLTKDVIKVNGTDKEGRTPLHLAAEAGHNRIIQMLLANGANVNAKRNDGWSVLHEASFNGHWTTVEELRDRGAQVDGLDKNNDTPLHLAASQGHPLALITLLTLGASNWPRNKAGKTAAELATTIRPPFGQHDRLLSLCISITEATQKWLAAEKENIKLRKENENMQEKLEQRTEEIAGRDEVISTLQKEKDDLMVIVRIQEAKDKSLQEKLEQRTAELAGRDDFISGLQKTERDLMELMRIKEAKDKSLQEKLEQRMEEIAGRDEVISTLQKEKDDLMEIVRIQEAKDKSLQEEHQQAVQEIIGECDRLKTEATNSQEKNLELEAILRKKEKEIRSLHTQYKTKVEELKNKDEELNELHEQIRSDQTEMLDQQVKHVVVETEYEDLQERVRSLEGHLKEEKRKNQKLKMDLKEREDHLTQTEEQHMHRVRSRRKVQRKKEEEAIKEKKGMEIDQAEKMELLQAKLDEREQELKELTSQLEDLKTKVSLEPEISSPCVPVTLKPYSPPSLPETKSKANKNSDMSGKSLQASGDDNSASRQDKSLQEAKIPEANDGIRYLQQAGSYEYPHQTGDHDIYSQTEFTDRYPQTAFTDKYPQTAFTATYTKTAFTDKYPQTAFTDKYPQTAFTDKYPQTAFTDKYPQTAFTDKYPQTAFTDKYPQTAFTDKYPQTAFTDKYPHTAFTDKYPHTAFTDKYPQTAFTDKYPQTAFADKYPQTAENNEKIHIAGSDKYPPTRDLNNYPRAEYNGNYLQTPGSNQYPRGAGRGRGRRKSGRRGRLNQAAGINESSQEVGRGRHPQTARRNRGRRAPGNGDKYHQATQNESSTVASGRVQCPANANSKASDQ encoded by the exons ATGGGATCAGGCTTGTCAGCTGCGACCAGCAAACTT ATCTCTCTGACGGAAGCAGGTGATGTCGAGGGGCTGCGGAAGGAGCTCGAATCTCTCCCTAATGACTCATTGCAGCCTCTTTTAG ATGCGAAGCCTCTACACGGTCCCGCCCGGCTCGGTCACGAGGCGGTCGTCAGGTTTCTCCTGGAGAAAGGGGCCAAAGTCAATGCTGCAAACGGGGATG gTGAACGTCCCCTGCACTGTGCTGTTAGAGGCAGTCATGAAGCAATCGTCGAGTTGTTTTTAACGAAGGATGTCATCAAGGTTAATGGTACGGATAAAGAAG GTCGGACTCCATTACACCTGGCCGCTGAAGCAGGTCACAACAGGATAATACAGATGCTCCTCGCGAATGGTGCCAATGTTAACGCAAAAAGaaatgatg GATGGAGTGTACTCCACGAAGCCTCTTTCAATGGACACTGGACGACTGTGGAAGAACTCAGGGACCGGGGAGCTCAGGTGGACGGGCTCGACAAAAACAACGACACGCCCCTCCACCTCGCAGCTTCGCAAGGCCACCCCCTCGCTCTCATCACACTTCTGACGTTAGGCGCCTCGAATTGGCCGAGGAATAAGGCAGGAAAGACAGCCGCTGAGCTAGCAACGACGATACGCCCCCCCTTTGGCCAACATGACAGGCTATTATCCCTGTGTATCTCCATT aCAGAGGCAACACAGAAATGGCTTGCGGCggaaaaggaaaacatcaaactgcgaaaagaaaacgagaatatgcAG GAAAAACTCGAGCAGCGAACGGAAGAAATAGCTGGGAGAGACGAAGTTATAAGTACTctgcagaaggagaaggacgaccTGATGGTAATTGTTAGGATCCAGGAAGCGAAGGACAAATCGCTACAg GAAAAACTCGAGCAGCGAACGGCAGAACTAGCTGGGAGAGACGACTTTATAAGCGGTCTGCAGAAGACAGAGAGGGATCTGATGGAATTAATGAGGATCAAGGAAGCGAAGGACAAATCGCTACAG GAAAAACTTGAGCAGCGAATGGAAGAAATAGCTGGGAGAGACGAAGTTATAAGTACTctgcagaaggagaaggacgaccTGATGGAAATTGTTAGGATCCAGGAAGCGAAGGACAAATCGCTACAg GAGGAACATCAGCAAGCAGTCCAGGAGATCATTGGAGAATGTGACAGATTGAAAACCGAGGCGACTAATTCACAGGAGAAGAATCTAGAGCTCGAGGCAAtcctgagaaagaaagagaaggagatcaGATCATTGCAC aCGCAGTACAAAACCAAGGTAGAAGAATTGAAGAATAAAGACGAGGAACTTAATGAACTACAC GAACAGATAAGGAGTGACCAGACCGAAATGCTAGATCAGCAAGTGAAACATGTGGTTGTAGAAACAGAATACGAAGATCTACAGGAGCGTGTCAGGTCTTTGGAG GGTCAtctaaaggaagaaaagagaaagaaccaaAAACTGAAGATGGAtttaaaagagagggaagatcATCTCACGCAAACCGAG GAACAGCACATGCACAGGGTAAGAAGTCGTCGAAAAGTGCagcgaaagaaggaggaagaagcaattaaagagaaaaaaggaatggaaatagaTCAGGCAGAGAAGATGGAGTTACTGCAG GCCAAGTTAGATGAGCGAGAACAGGAACTTAAGGAACTAACTTCACAACTGGAAGACTTAAAGACGAAG GTCTCCTTAGAGCCGGAGATATCAAGCCCTTGCGTTCCCGTGACCTTGAAGCCGTATTCACCCCCCAGTCTTCCAGAGACGAAGAGCAAGGCTAACAAAAACTCAGACATGAGTGGTAAGTCTCTACAAGCCTCAGGCGACGATAACTCGGCAAGTAGGCAGGACAAATCTCTGCAAGAAGCGAAAATTCCAGAAGCAAATGACGGGATCAGGTATCTACAACAAGCAGGTAGCTACGAATATCCGCATCAAACAGGTGACCACGACATATATTCGCAAACAGAATTTACTGACAGGTATCCACAAACAGCATTTACTGACAAGTATCCACAAACAGCATTTACTGCCACGTATACAAAAACAGCATTTACTGACAAGTATCCACAAACAGCATTTACTGACAAGTATCCACAAACAGCATTTACTGACAAGTATCCACAAACAGCATTTACTGACAAGTATCCACAAACAGCATTTACTGACAAGTATCCACAAACAGCATTTACTGACAAGTATCCACAAACAGCATTTACTGACAAGTATCCACAAACAGCATTTACTGACAAGTATCCACACACAGCATTTACTGACAAGTATCCACACACAGCATTTACTGACAAGTATCCACAAACAGCATTTACTGACAAGTATCCACAAACAGCATTTGCGGACAAGTATCCACAAACAGcagaaaacaacgaaaaaatacatatagcaGGCAGTGACAAATATCCACCAACAAGAGACCTTAATAACTACCCACGAGCAGAATACAACGGCAATTATCTGCAAACGCCAGGCAGCAACCAATATCCAAGAGGagcaggcaggggaaggggacggagaaaATCAGGCAGGAGGGGCAGGCTTAATCAAGCAGCAGGCATAAATGAGTCTTCGCAAGAAGTAGGCAGAGGCAGACATCCACAAACAGCAAGAAGAAACAGGGGTCGGAGAGCACCAGGCAATGGTGACAAGTATCATCAAGCAACACAGAATGAGTCGTCAACCGTTGCCAGTGGACGTGTTCAGTGCCCTGCAAATGCGAATTCAAAGGCGAGTGACCAGTGA
- the LOC125025813 gene encoding ankyrin repeat domain-containing protein 12-like isoform X1, with product MGSGLSAATSKLISLTEAGDVEGLRKELESLPNDSLQPLLDAKPLHGPARLGHEAVVRFLLEKGAKVNAANGDGERPLHCAVRGSHEAIVELFLTKDVIKVNGTDKEGRTPLHLAAEAGHNRIIQMLLANGANVNAKRNDGWSVLHEASFNGHWTTVEELRDRGAQVDGLDKNNDTPLHLAASQGHPLALITLLTLGASNWPRNKAGKTAAELATTIRPPFGQHDRLLSLCISITEATQKWLAAEKENIKLRKENENMQEKLEQRTEEIAGRDEVISTLQKEKDDLMVIVRIQEAKDKSLQEKLEQRTAELAGRDDFISGLQKTERDLMELMRIKEAKDKSLQEKLEQRMEEIAGRDEVISTLQKEKDDLMEIVRIQEAKDKSLQEEHQQAVQEIIGECDRLKTEATNSQEKNLELEAILRKKEKEIRSLHTQYKTKVEELKNKDEELNELHEQIRSDQTEMLDQQVKHVVVETEYEDLQERVRSLEVRRSFLIQGHLKEEKRKNQKLKMDLKEREDHLTQTEEQHMHRVRSRRKVQRKKEEEAIKEKKGMEIDQAEKMELLQAKLDEREQELKELTSQLEDLKTKVSLEPEISSPCVPVTLKPYSPPSLPETKSKANKNSDMSGKSLQASGDDNSASRQDKSLQEAKIPEANDGIRYLQQAGSYEYPHQTGDHDIYSQTEFTDRYPQTAFTDKYPQTAFTATYTKTAFTDKYPQTAFTDKYPQTAFTDKYPQTAFTDKYPQTAFTDKYPQTAFTDKYPQTAFTDKYPQTAFTDKYPHTAFTDKYPHTAFTDKYPQTAFTDKYPQTAFADKYPQTAENNEKIHIAGSDKYPPTRDLNNYPRAEYNGNYLQTPGSNQYPRGAGRGRGRRKSGRRGRLNQAAGINESSQEVGRGRHPQTARRNRGRRAPGNGDKYHQATQNESSTVASGRVQCPANANSKASDQ from the exons ATGGGATCAGGCTTGTCAGCTGCGACCAGCAAACTT ATCTCTCTGACGGAAGCAGGTGATGTCGAGGGGCTGCGGAAGGAGCTCGAATCTCTCCCTAATGACTCATTGCAGCCTCTTTTAG ATGCGAAGCCTCTACACGGTCCCGCCCGGCTCGGTCACGAGGCGGTCGTCAGGTTTCTCCTGGAGAAAGGGGCCAAAGTCAATGCTGCAAACGGGGATG gTGAACGTCCCCTGCACTGTGCTGTTAGAGGCAGTCATGAAGCAATCGTCGAGTTGTTTTTAACGAAGGATGTCATCAAGGTTAATGGTACGGATAAAGAAG GTCGGACTCCATTACACCTGGCCGCTGAAGCAGGTCACAACAGGATAATACAGATGCTCCTCGCGAATGGTGCCAATGTTAACGCAAAAAGaaatgatg GATGGAGTGTACTCCACGAAGCCTCTTTCAATGGACACTGGACGACTGTGGAAGAACTCAGGGACCGGGGAGCTCAGGTGGACGGGCTCGACAAAAACAACGACACGCCCCTCCACCTCGCAGCTTCGCAAGGCCACCCCCTCGCTCTCATCACACTTCTGACGTTAGGCGCCTCGAATTGGCCGAGGAATAAGGCAGGAAAGACAGCCGCTGAGCTAGCAACGACGATACGCCCCCCCTTTGGCCAACATGACAGGCTATTATCCCTGTGTATCTCCATT aCAGAGGCAACACAGAAATGGCTTGCGGCggaaaaggaaaacatcaaactgcgaaaagaaaacgagaatatgcAG GAAAAACTCGAGCAGCGAACGGAAGAAATAGCTGGGAGAGACGAAGTTATAAGTACTctgcagaaggagaaggacgaccTGATGGTAATTGTTAGGATCCAGGAAGCGAAGGACAAATCGCTACAg GAAAAACTCGAGCAGCGAACGGCAGAACTAGCTGGGAGAGACGACTTTATAAGCGGTCTGCAGAAGACAGAGAGGGATCTGATGGAATTAATGAGGATCAAGGAAGCGAAGGACAAATCGCTACAG GAAAAACTTGAGCAGCGAATGGAAGAAATAGCTGGGAGAGACGAAGTTATAAGTACTctgcagaaggagaaggacgaccTGATGGAAATTGTTAGGATCCAGGAAGCGAAGGACAAATCGCTACAg GAGGAACATCAGCAAGCAGTCCAGGAGATCATTGGAGAATGTGACAGATTGAAAACCGAGGCGACTAATTCACAGGAGAAGAATCTAGAGCTCGAGGCAAtcctgagaaagaaagagaaggagatcaGATCATTGCAC aCGCAGTACAAAACCAAGGTAGAAGAATTGAAGAATAAAGACGAGGAACTTAATGAACTACAC GAACAGATAAGGAGTGACCAGACCGAAATGCTAGATCAGCAAGTGAAACATGTGGTTGTAGAAACAGAATACGAAGATCTACAGGAGCGTGTCAGGTCTTTGGAGGTAAGGAGGTCATTTCTGATTCAG GGTCAtctaaaggaagaaaagagaaagaaccaaAAACTGAAGATGGAtttaaaagagagggaagatcATCTCACGCAAACCGAG GAACAGCACATGCACAGGGTAAGAAGTCGTCGAAAAGTGCagcgaaagaaggaggaagaagcaattaaagagaaaaaaggaatggaaatagaTCAGGCAGAGAAGATGGAGTTACTGCAG GCCAAGTTAGATGAGCGAGAACAGGAACTTAAGGAACTAACTTCACAACTGGAAGACTTAAAGACGAAG GTCTCCTTAGAGCCGGAGATATCAAGCCCTTGCGTTCCCGTGACCTTGAAGCCGTATTCACCCCCCAGTCTTCCAGAGACGAAGAGCAAGGCTAACAAAAACTCAGACATGAGTGGTAAGTCTCTACAAGCCTCAGGCGACGATAACTCGGCAAGTAGGCAGGACAAATCTCTGCAAGAAGCGAAAATTCCAGAAGCAAATGACGGGATCAGGTATCTACAACAAGCAGGTAGCTACGAATATCCGCATCAAACAGGTGACCACGACATATATTCGCAAACAGAATTTACTGACAGGTATCCACAAACAGCATTTACTGACAAGTATCCACAAACAGCATTTACTGCCACGTATACAAAAACAGCATTTACTGACAAGTATCCACAAACAGCATTTACTGACAAGTATCCACAAACAGCATTTACTGACAAGTATCCACAAACAGCATTTACTGACAAGTATCCACAAACAGCATTTACTGACAAGTATCCACAAACAGCATTTACTGACAAGTATCCACAAACAGCATTTACTGACAAGTATCCACAAACAGCATTTACTGACAAGTATCCACACACAGCATTTACTGACAAGTATCCACACACAGCATTTACTGACAAGTATCCACAAACAGCATTTACTGACAAGTATCCACAAACAGCATTTGCGGACAAGTATCCACAAACAGcagaaaacaacgaaaaaatacatatagcaGGCAGTGACAAATATCCACCAACAAGAGACCTTAATAACTACCCACGAGCAGAATACAACGGCAATTATCTGCAAACGCCAGGCAGCAACCAATATCCAAGAGGagcaggcaggggaaggggacggagaaaATCAGGCAGGAGGGGCAGGCTTAATCAAGCAGCAGGCATAAATGAGTCTTCGCAAGAAGTAGGCAGAGGCAGACATCCACAAACAGCAAGAAGAAACAGGGGTCGGAGAGCACCAGGCAATGGTGACAAGTATCATCAAGCAACACAGAATGAGTCGTCAACCGTTGCCAGTGGACGTGTTCAGTGCCCTGCAAATGCGAATTCAAAGGCGAGTGACCAGTGA